In one window of Dokdonia sp. PRO95 DNA:
- the mqo gene encoding malate dehydrogenase (quinone) — MTGAIPKQHYDLICVGGGIMSANLALLAKMLKPELSILILERLGDVAQESSAAWNNAGTGHSALCELNYCPEESDGSVSIDKAIKICEQFEITKQFWAHLVEEGLIEDPQAFLKPIPHHSWVTGEKNADYLEKRYEAFKDHFMFDTIEFTRNVSKMKEWFPLIMRERTEDEVMAGSRIDRGTEVNFGVLTKRLYEILETEFDTPVHFHKEVKDLDPLENGNWTAITKDLKTGTKQSIEADHIFIGAGGGALLLLETVEIEEKDGFGGFPVSGEWLVCKNKEIIDQHYAKVYSKAGEGAPPMSMPHLDTRYVDGERQLMFGPFAGFSPKFLKQGSNFDLLDSVTFKNIPSMLGAFWHNLDLTKYLIGQITMNFDDRMKDLRTFIKDAKNEDWRIEVAGQRVQTIKRDEFEGGKLEFGTQIVSGSDGKITCLLGASPGASTAPRIMLDVLEKAFPEIMETAEGKQRLSEIVPSYKQEITKEHFNQELKRTSALLNLD; from the coding sequence ATGACTGGAGCTATCCCAAAACAACATTACGACCTCATTTGTGTAGGCGGAGGAATTATGAGTGCAAATCTGGCATTACTGGCCAAGATGCTAAAACCAGAGTTGAGCATCTTAATTCTAGAACGACTAGGAGATGTAGCTCAAGAAAGTTCGGCTGCTTGGAATAATGCAGGAACGGGTCATTCTGCTCTTTGCGAACTCAATTACTGCCCGGAAGAAAGTGATGGTTCTGTTTCTATTGATAAGGCAATTAAAATATGCGAACAGTTTGAAATCACAAAACAGTTCTGGGCGCATCTCGTAGAAGAAGGTCTAATAGAGGATCCTCAGGCATTTTTAAAGCCTATACCACATCATAGTTGGGTGACTGGAGAAAAGAACGCAGATTATCTAGAGAAGCGTTATGAGGCGTTTAAAGATCACTTTATGTTTGATACTATTGAGTTTACTCGCAATGTGTCAAAAATGAAGGAGTGGTTTCCGCTTATCATGAGAGAGCGCACAGAAGATGAGGTAATGGCAGGATCGCGCATAGATCGAGGGACAGAAGTTAACTTTGGCGTTCTTACAAAGCGATTATATGAGATTCTAGAAACAGAATTTGATACTCCTGTTCATTTCCATAAAGAAGTAAAGGATCTCGATCCGCTTGAAAATGGTAATTGGACGGCAATTACAAAAGATTTAAAAACAGGAACTAAGCAATCTATAGAGGCAGATCATATATTTATAGGTGCTGGTGGTGGTGCTTTGCTACTGCTAGAAACTGTTGAAATAGAAGAGAAAGATGGTTTTGGAGGTTTCCCTGTAAGTGGAGAGTGGCTTGTTTGCAAAAACAAGGAAATCATAGATCAGCATTATGCAAAAGTGTATAGCAAGGCAGGCGAGGGCGCACCACCTATGAGTATGCCGCATCTAGATACTAGATACGTAGATGGGGAGCGACAATTAATGTTTGGTCCTTTTGCTGGTTTTAGTCCTAAGTTTTTAAAACAAGGGTCTAATTTTGACTTACTTGATAGTGTGACGTTTAAAAATATACCTTCTATGCTTGGTGCTTTCTGGCACAATCTAGATTTGACTAAATACTTGATAGGTCAGATTACCATGAACTTTGACGACCGCATGAAAGACTTACGCACTTTTATAAAAGATGCCAAGAATGAAGACTGGCGCATAGAAGTAGCTGGACAGCGTGTACAGACTATAAAACGTGATGAGTTTGAAGGCGGAAAACTTGAATTTGGTACTCAAATCGTAAGCGGATCTGATGGGAAAATCACTTGTTTACTTGGTGCCTCACCAGGAGCGTCTACTGCGCCTAGAATTATGCTAGACGTACTAGAAAAAGCCTTCCCAGAGATTATGGAAACAGCTGAAGGTAAACAACGATTAAGCGAGATTGTACCTAGCTACAAGCAGGAGATAACCAAGGAGCATTTTAATCAAGAGTTAAAACGAACGTCTGCTTTATTGAACCTAGACTAA
- a CDS encoding NAD(P)/FAD-dependent oxidoreductase: MNQTDQKIYIIGAGISGLVAAINLEKKGYAPVILEATDRIGGRVKTDIVKGYQLDHGFQVLLESYPKAKEYLDYKKLELQSFLPGATIYKNRNSQSIGDPTRSLKMLIPTMSSSIGTLGDKVKILKLNKSLKNKSLEAIFEEEETTTLKYLQDKGFSKTMITDFFKPFFSGIFLESSLETSSRMFEFVYKMFGTGMATLPKAGIGAIPNQLQEQLATTKIRLDTAVKEVSGQTIKLENGEVLESDYIIIATEASHIVPNLRGQETPWKSCVNLYFEADAPKDGKPLIGLVADENTRINNIFYHNTLETATSGSKSLLSVTVVDDNDLSIEALSAMVSSELSTYCGIKGATFLKSYEIRKALPKLSNLRNNCAPSETQLTNNIFLAGDHLLNGSLNAAMVSGERAAEGVIEKIEGLLK, encoded by the coding sequence ATGAATCAAACTGACCAGAAGATTTACATCATAGGCGCTGGAATAAGCGGCCTTGTTGCAGCTATTAACTTAGAGAAAAAAGGCTACGCACCTGTAATTCTTGAAGCTACTGATAGGATAGGAGGACGTGTAAAAACTGATATTGTAAAGGGGTACCAGCTAGATCATGGTTTTCAAGTGCTTCTAGAAAGCTACCCGAAAGCCAAAGAGTATCTCGATTACAAAAAACTTGAATTACAATCCTTTTTACCTGGTGCTACTATTTATAAAAATAGAAACTCGCAATCTATAGGAGATCCTACACGTAGTCTCAAAATGCTTATACCGACTATGAGCTCATCTATAGGCACACTAGGGGATAAGGTTAAAATCTTAAAGCTTAATAAAAGTCTCAAGAATAAATCGCTAGAGGCTATTTTTGAGGAAGAAGAAACAACGACTTTAAAGTATTTGCAAGATAAAGGCTTTAGTAAAACGATGATAACAGATTTCTTTAAGCCGTTCTTTAGTGGGATATTTTTAGAATCTTCACTAGAAACATCTAGTAGGATGTTTGAATTCGTTTACAAGATGTTTGGTACTGGTATGGCAACATTGCCAAAAGCTGGAATAGGAGCTATACCAAATCAATTACAAGAGCAGCTAGCGACTACTAAGATTAGACTAGATACCGCTGTTAAGGAGGTGTCTGGACAAACAATCAAATTAGAAAATGGCGAGGTTCTAGAGAGTGACTACATCATCATTGCAACAGAAGCAAGTCATATAGTTCCTAACCTGAGAGGTCAAGAGACTCCTTGGAAATCATGTGTAAACCTATACTTTGAAGCAGATGCTCCTAAAGACGGAAAACCTCTCATTGGTCTGGTGGCAGATGAGAATACAAGAATTAATAACATATTCTATCACAATACTCTAGAGACAGCCACAAGTGGCTCAAAGAGTCTATTATCTGTTACTGTAGTAGATGATAATGATCTGAGTATAGAAGCGCTTAGCGCAATGGTATCTTCAGAGCTTAGTACATATTGTGGTATAAAAGGAGCTACTTTTCTCAAATCATATGAAATAAGAAAAGCACTACCTAAGCTTAGCAATCTCCGTAACAATTGTGCACCATCAGAAACGCAGCTTACTAATAACATTTTTCTCGCTGGAGATCATTTATTAAATGGTTCGTTAAATGCTGCAATGGTTTCTGGGGAGAGAGCAGCAGAAGGTGTAATCGAAAAAATAGAAGGTCTTCTAAAGTAA
- a CDS encoding fasciclin domain-containing protein, with translation MKEQITIEDNKVHGLVSKINEKEELSEFELQIRELDIDECLVNKGVFTVFAPINEAFEDKNLDILDNESDNYNKAEAKTALKYHLVKNKWTTEKLTSEIINSGGSLELTTQNGSSIQAELDKSAIILNDNTGHSARIITSDISPSNGSIFIIDNVLLAD, from the coding sequence TTGAAAGAACAGATTACCATCGAAGATAATAAGGTTCATGGCTTGGTGTCAAAAATTAATGAGAAAGAAGAACTTTCAGAATTTGAATTACAAATTAGGGAATTAGACATTGATGAATGCTTAGTAAATAAAGGAGTCTTTACTGTATTTGCTCCCATAAATGAAGCGTTTGAAGATAAGAACCTCGACATTCTCGATAACGAGTCTGATAATTATAATAAGGCAGAGGCAAAAACCGCACTCAAGTATCACCTTGTAAAGAATAAGTGGACTACCGAAAAACTAACTTCAGAAATTATAAATAGTGGAGGCTCACTAGAGTTGACCACTCAAAATGGAAGCAGTATACAGGCCGAGTTAGATAAGTCAGCTATTATTCTCAACGATAATACTGGCCATAGTGCAAGAATTATAACATCAGATATAAGCCCATCTAATGGCTCTATATTTATAATAGATAATGTCTTACTAGCTGACTAG
- a CDS encoding peptide-methionine (S)-S-oxide reductase — protein MKDKEIYTIGFGGGCHWCTEAVFQSLRGVLTVEQGYIASEGIHASFSEAVIVHYDRSVIPLEVLIEIHLLTHKSRKMHSMRDTYRSAVYVYNEEDNAFAKAVLNTLQKSSKEKIITAVMPFKDFNPSREEITNYYKKNPNKPFCERYISPKLGELKNTFAHRMVNF, from the coding sequence TTGAAAGATAAAGAAATATATACAATAGGATTTGGAGGTGGCTGTCACTGGTGTACAGAGGCGGTTTTCCAATCATTACGTGGAGTTCTGACTGTAGAGCAAGGATATATTGCTTCAGAGGGAATACACGCTTCCTTTTCTGAAGCTGTTATTGTGCATTATGATAGGAGCGTTATACCTCTGGAGGTATTAATTGAAATTCACCTTCTCACGCATAAGAGTAGAAAAATGCACAGCATGCGAGATACCTATCGATCTGCGGTGTATGTTTATAATGAGGAGGATAACGCTTTCGCGAAAGCGGTATTAAACACCTTACAAAAAAGCAGCAAAGAGAAAATAATTACTGCCGTAATGCCTTTTAAAGACTTTAATCCTTCAAGAGAAGAGATTACAAATTACTATAAGAAAAACCCAAATAAACCCTTCTGTGAGCGTTACATATCACCTAAGCTGGGGGAACTTAAGAATACGTTTGCTCACAGAATGGTCAATTTTTAA
- a CDS encoding translocation/assembly module TamB domain-containing protein, with protein MSEEQQSIQKKPKRKYRWLRIIGRILLTILLILFLIILFIRSEWGQNIIASKAVTYLSEKTNTKVELERLFITFDGDIAVEGLYIEDKKGDTLVYSRSLEANIPFLPIIQGSGIGIEDAQWEGVRANIIREDSISGFNFDFITEAFASPSTAVIDTTTTKPLDIIIGDISLKDFDITYNDAVTGITSSYVFDVLEVEVDVVDLEAIKFTATSGLIENGRFNIYQVPIPSDPNAEEIPLPFLAFDELTLNNVSGNYTGTEAGIDFDFDFQELYTEIPKADFNTFTIDVNTINIADSKLGIDMTTVASATDNETVASSIFPAYSIEINDALIKNTDIAYTVDGATPSKGTFNPNAVILEDIAFDASNTFLKDFKAGSTIDHLSGYEFSGIHLKSLATDFIVSEQNLAINDLKLQLNNSALDGNISMNYPSFESLTSQPEKVTLNVSIPSVKFNVKDAYRFQKDLANNQYASALSKQLITGSVSATGSLASLDVPSLRVNWGNETAISASGSLSNLNDVDKLYVNLPKLQAQTTKRDISKFTSTDSLSINLPEKFKLVGSAKGSIEDIIANATMTTSQGAATIAGRFKNSNRIAFEADLAVQEYAMGELLGNDQLGALTLSVKTSGSGSTINTLDASVDATVNTFQYNKYAIKDLNLKGQVTNGKGAFESTYKDENLNMTLDGLVVLDSIAPEASIDLDIIGADLQALGLMQRDVRTGFKLKGNFKGNATSYDVAATMDDGIIVYDDRSYLIGNLDGTARVRPDSTSVTFDNKIMNLDLKSNADPARITTALQDHIYSYFYRDVAVADTLVNPVNLILKGKIRQSPLLNEVFLVNMKDLDTVSIDLDFAQAERVLNASIKAPHINYGGNEIDSLAFVMNTDKDDFNFNLGFKGIKAGPLAIQRTEISGNQTNNELALDFLAYAGGEKLIQVQSEITGSRENLRFHVLRDSLIFNKKQWGIPVTNEVLITDKKLSFNDFRFKRNTQSVEITDKLPTIEKDHIAIDFRNFKISEFLAYLNPNEQLATGNLNGDLVLEEPFGDLGFLADLYVQELGLLGENLGTAELTGRSLNGDRYDFNLGVQGGSVDLDLTGDYVADVDGALINMDLDINEIKMEAIDGFSLGELKDGSGSLEGNFKLNGALASLEYQGFLRFKNGGFIVSKLNAPFSLKNETISLDNDGISMSNFTVLDEKQNTLVVSGLIGTESFINPTFDLTINAKDFQALNAKPEDNDFIYGTAVFDAKASIKGDLQIPIVTVDATVGGATDVTYVMPTAAANIESSDGIVVFVNRENPDAILTRTEEETGTITGFDFKGLFKVNKEALVTVLIDKETGDNLKVQGEGDFNFTLQPNGRMTLTGVYDVTSGQYEMNLYNLVNRTFKLDPGSRVSWSGDPFDAKLDVRAVYEVEASASPLMASANAGADPAQISKYRQQLPFLVYLNIDGELLSPKINFALDLPEDEQGAIGGQVYSRVQQVNQQEGELNRQVFSLLVLNRFYPDSNSDGSRGGFASIARDNLNDALSDQLNIFSDKLLGKTGFQLDFGLDSFTDYQGTTPQERTQLDIAAQRKFFGDKLTVRVGSSVDVAGQSASGESNPLIGNVSLEYELTEDGQYRLKGFRRSEFENVIDGQTIVSGISLIFQQEFNKFSQLWDAILRKKQQQLVEEEKAKKEATPPEETIENNKNN; from the coding sequence TTGTCAGAAGAACAACAGTCTATCCAAAAAAAGCCTAAGAGAAAGTATCGATGGCTGCGCATTATTGGTCGAATCTTACTGACCATACTTCTTATTTTATTCTTAATTATTTTATTCATTCGCAGTGAGTGGGGACAGAATATTATAGCTTCAAAAGCAGTTACCTATTTATCTGAAAAAACAAATACCAAAGTTGAACTAGAAAGGTTGTTTATCACTTTTGACGGTGATATTGCGGTCGAAGGACTTTATATAGAAGATAAGAAAGGTGATACACTGGTTTACAGCAGATCATTAGAGGCAAATATCCCATTTCTTCCTATAATTCAGGGTTCTGGAATAGGGATAGAGGATGCACAATGGGAAGGCGTTCGTGCAAATATTATTAGAGAGGACAGTATCTCTGGGTTCAACTTTGACTTTATTACAGAAGCATTTGCTAGCCCATCAACTGCAGTGATAGATACCACTACGACAAAGCCGCTTGATATAATTATAGGAGATATTTCCCTAAAGGATTTTGACATCACTTACAATGATGCCGTAACCGGAATTACAAGTAGTTATGTATTTGATGTTCTTGAAGTAGAGGTGGATGTAGTAGACCTAGAAGCAATAAAATTTACTGCTACTAGTGGCTTGATTGAAAATGGACGCTTTAATATTTACCAAGTCCCAATCCCTTCAGATCCTAATGCAGAAGAAATTCCGCTGCCATTTCTAGCGTTTGACGAGTTAACGCTTAACAACGTTAGCGGTAATTATACTGGTACAGAGGCAGGAATTGATTTTGATTTCGACTTCCAAGAATTATATACCGAAATCCCAAAGGCAGATTTTAATACGTTTACCATAGATGTAAATACAATCAATATTGCAGATAGCAAGTTGGGTATTGATATGACCACTGTTGCATCTGCAACAGATAATGAAACGGTAGCGAGTTCCATTTTTCCGGCTTACAGTATTGAAATAAACGATGCGCTAATAAAAAATACAGATATTGCCTATACAGTAGATGGAGCAACTCCTTCTAAAGGTACATTCAATCCCAATGCTGTTATTCTTGAAGATATTGCCTTTGACGCATCAAATACATTTCTAAAAGATTTTAAAGCGGGTAGTACTATCGATCATCTTTCGGGTTATGAATTTAGTGGTATTCATCTCAAATCTTTGGCAACAGATTTTATCGTTTCTGAGCAAAATCTAGCTATCAATGATTTAAAGCTTCAGTTAAATAATAGTGCTTTAGATGGTAATATATCAATGAATTACCCTTCGTTTGAATCATTAACATCGCAACCTGAAAAGGTAACTCTAAATGTCTCAATACCAAGCGTTAAATTTAATGTTAAGGATGCTTATCGATTTCAGAAAGACTTAGCAAACAATCAATATGCAAGCGCATTAAGCAAGCAATTAATAACTGGATCTGTAAGTGCAACAGGATCGTTGGCTTCACTTGATGTTCCATCATTACGCGTGAATTGGGGTAATGAAACAGCGATTTCAGCAAGTGGTTCTCTTAGTAATCTTAATGATGTAGATAAACTCTACGTGAACTTACCAAAATTACAAGCACAAACAACCAAGCGAGATATTTCAAAGTTTACAAGCACAGACTCGCTTTCAATTAATTTACCTGAGAAGTTTAAACTAGTAGGGAGTGCAAAAGGTAGTATTGAGGATATTATAGCGAACGCAACAATGACTACAAGCCAAGGTGCAGCAACCATAGCTGGTAGATTTAAAAATAGTAACAGAATTGCATTTGAGGCAGATCTTGCTGTGCAGGAATATGCGATGGGAGAATTATTGGGGAATGACCAATTAGGAGCACTCACCTTATCTGTTAAAACTAGTGGATCAGGGAGCACCATAAATACACTCGATGCTAGTGTAGATGCAACTGTAAATACTTTCCAATATAATAAGTATGCCATTAAGGATCTTAACCTTAAAGGTCAAGTCACAAATGGTAAAGGAGCATTTGAATCTACTTATAAAGATGAAAATCTTAATATGACGTTAGACGGCTTAGTAGTGTTAGATTCTATAGCTCCTGAAGCCTCAATAGATCTTGACATTATAGGAGCAGATCTTCAAGCGCTTGGTCTCATGCAAAGAGATGTGCGCACAGGTTTTAAACTAAAAGGAAATTTTAAAGGTAATGCAACGAGTTATGATGTAGCTGCTACGATGGATGATGGTATTATTGTTTACGATGACCGCTCATACCTTATCGGGAATCTAGATGGTACTGCGAGAGTTCGCCCAGATAGTACCTCAGTTACTTTTGATAATAAAATCATGAATCTTGATTTAAAATCAAATGCAGATCCAGCACGCATAACAACAGCACTTCAAGATCACATTTATAGCTATTTCTATAGAGATGTGGCTGTTGCAGATACACTGGTGAATCCTGTAAATCTTATTCTTAAAGGAAAAATTAGACAGTCGCCTTTGCTTAATGAAGTGTTTTTAGTAAACATGAAAGATCTTGACACGGTATCCATTGATCTAGACTTTGCGCAAGCAGAGCGTGTCTTAAATGCTTCTATTAAAGCACCACATATTAATTATGGAGGTAATGAGATTGATAGTCTTGCTTTTGTAATGAATACAGATAAGGATGATTTTAATTTCAATCTAGGCTTTAAAGGAATTAAAGCTGGACCACTTGCAATTCAGCGTACAGAGATAAGCGGTAATCAGACCAATAATGAGCTAGCATTAGATTTTCTTGCCTATGCGGGAGGAGAGAAGCTTATACAAGTTCAATCTGAAATTACTGGAAGTAGAGAGAATCTCCGTTTTCATGTATTGAGAGATAGTTTGATTTTTAATAAAAAACAATGGGGAATCCCAGTTACTAATGAAGTCCTCATCACAGATAAAAAATTATCCTTTAACGATTTTCGCTTTAAGCGAAATACCCAATCAGTAGAGATTACAGATAAGCTTCCTACCATTGAGAAAGACCATATCGCAATAGACTTTAGGAATTTTAAGATTAGCGAATTTCTAGCTTATCTCAATCCGAATGAGCAACTAGCTACTGGAAATCTTAACGGAGATTTGGTGTTAGAAGAGCCTTTTGGAGATTTAGGTTTTTTGGCAGACTTATATGTGCAAGAGCTAGGTTTATTAGGAGAAAACTTAGGCACAGCAGAGCTTACAGGTAGGTCACTCAATGGAGATCGTTATGACTTCAACCTGGGAGTGCAAGGTGGAAGTGTAGACCTTGATCTGACTGGTGATTATGTAGCAGACGTAGATGGCGCATTGATTAATATGGATCTCGATATTAATGAGATTAAAATGGAAGCTATAGATGGCTTTTCTCTTGGTGAACTCAAAGATGGCTCAGGAAGTCTTGAGGGTAATTTTAAATTAAATGGGGCACTTGCAAGCTTAGAATATCAAGGATTTTTGAGGTTTAAGAATGGTGGATTTATAGTATCAAAGCTCAATGCTCCTTTTTCTTTAAAGAACGAAACAATCTCCTTAGATAACGATGGAATCTCGATGTCTAATTTTACAGTATTAGATGAAAAACAAAACACACTTGTAGTCTCTGGGCTCATTGGTACGGAGAGTTTTATTAATCCAACTTTTGATTTAACAATTAACGCAAAAGATTTTCAGGCTTTAAATGCTAAGCCAGAAGATAATGACTTCATTTATGGTACGGCTGTTTTTGATGCAAAAGCAAGTATCAAGGGGGATTTACAAATTCCAATTGTTACAGTAGACGCGACAGTAGGAGGTGCTACTGATGTTACTTATGTGATGCCTACGGCGGCAGCAAATATAGAATCTAGTGACGGAATTGTTGTTTTTGTAAATCGTGAAAATCCAGATGCCATACTTACAAGAACAGAAGAGGAGACCGGTACAATTACAGGTTTTGATTTTAAAGGACTTTTTAAGGTAAACAAAGAAGCGCTAGTAACTGTTCTTATAGATAAAGAAACAGGTGATAATCTCAAAGTACAAGGAGAAGGAGATTTTAATTTTACATTACAACCTAATGGTAGAATGACGCTCACGGGTGTGTACGACGTAACCAGTGGTCAGTATGAAATGAATCTTTACAATCTAGTGAACCGCACATTTAAATTAGATCCTGGTAGTAGAGTAAGCTGGTCTGGTGATCCATTTGATGCAAAACTTGATGTACGTGCTGTATATGAAGTTGAGGCTTCTGCATCACCTTTAATGGCAAGCGCAAATGCAGGAGCAGATCCTGCTCAAATTAGTAAATACAGACAGCAGCTACCGTTCTTAGTATATTTAAATATAGATGGCGAACTTCTGAGTCCAAAAATTAATTTTGCGCTTGATTTACCAGAAGACGAACAAGGCGCCATAGGTGGCCAAGTTTATAGCCGTGTGCAGCAAGTAAACCAGCAAGAAGGAGAGCTCAACCGTCAGGTATTCTCATTGCTGGTATTAAATAGATTTTATCCAGATTCCAATTCTGATGGAAGTCGCGGTGGTTTTGCAAGTATTGCAAGAGATAACTTAAATGACGCTTTATCGGACCAGCTTAATATTTTTTCAGATAAGTTATTAGGTAAAACAGGATTTCAACTTGATTTCGGATTAGATAGTTTTACAGATTATCAAGGAACCACACCGCAAGAGCGCACACAACTAGATATTGCAGCACAACGTAAGTTTTTTGGGGATAAGCTTACAGTACGCGTGGGCAGTAGTGTTGATGTAGCTGGTCAGAGTGCCTCTGGCGAGAGCAATCCGCTTATAGGGAATGTGAGTCTTGAATATGAGCTTACAGAGGATGGTCAATACCGTCTTAAAGGTTTTCGTCGTAGTGAGTTTGAGAATGTAATAGATGGACAAACGATTGTAAGTGGTATTTCACTTATATTCCAGCAAGAGTTCAATAAATTTAGTCAGCTGTGGGATGCTATTTTAAGAAAGAAACAGCAGCAGCTTGTAGAAGAGGAAAAAGCTAAGAAAGAAGCGACTCCACCTGAGGAAACTATTGAAAACAATAAAAACAACTAG
- a CDS encoding BamA/TamA family outer membrane protein, whose amino-acid sequence MITFCASCSVEKYIPEGERLYTGAEIIITPDSTITNQSSLQTELEGVLRPTPNSKILGGYPYLSVYYKAQREKPGVINKWLNKKIGEEPVYQSDVEEFEVESLLRNRLENRGFFYSTVSSRFRESETKKRASIIYDLKVPTPYRMETYQLDTLSPPIYREMISTVASSPLEKGMRYDLSNLKLERDRIDYLLKRKGYYNFNPSFLIFEIDTNQYSNKRFDMFLKIKKDVPNKVIVPYKINKVNVYPNYALKDSLQSDVVRFDSLNFIQEELYFKPKYLAPFVQLEEGQLYHPDVSRNTARRLSTIGAYKFVNIQYDEIDSLRTDSLGILEANIYLSPLNKRAIRAEVQAVTKSNNFAGPGLALTYSNRNLFNGGEILNITGSAGYEVQLGGGESLSSIELGLASELVFPRVIFPIDISTDFFEYNIPKTVAALGVDYLSRSKLYTLLSGNVGFGYVWDANKYVTHRINPISVSYTRLSNTTTEFEDILTENPLLRQSFDQQFIAGLNYSFTYNGMVDTQKTHQIFFNSNFELAGNAVSLLGKDDADTQNKTFIGLEYAQFAKLDVDFRYHFNMANEQKIATRLFAGYGYAYGNSEILPFVKQYYSGGPYSVRAFRIRSLGPGTSSGNQSGGNFFDQIGNIRLEANAEYRFPIFNYLKGAFFVDAGNIWNSTENEDLEGKDKFTSDFINELGIGGGFGLRVDVQGFVIRFDLAAPFHDPSLPEGERWDFKFDEPIFNFAIGYPF is encoded by the coding sequence TTGATTACTTTTTGCGCATCTTGTAGTGTTGAAAAGTACATTCCAGAGGGAGAACGTTTATATACTGGCGCTGAAATTATCATAACGCCAGATAGCACCATCACAAATCAAAGCTCGCTACAAACAGAGCTTGAAGGCGTCTTACGACCTACACCTAATTCTAAAATCTTAGGCGGTTATCCTTATTTAAGTGTTTATTACAAAGCACAGCGTGAAAAACCAGGAGTAATCAATAAATGGCTTAATAAAAAGATAGGAGAGGAGCCTGTTTATCAATCTGATGTAGAGGAGTTTGAAGTAGAATCATTACTACGTAACAGACTAGAAAACCGCGGATTTTTCTATAGTACGGTGAGTTCACGCTTTCGCGAAAGCGAGACAAAAAAAAGAGCCTCCATCATATATGATTTAAAAGTCCCTACGCCATACCGCATGGAGACGTATCAACTCGATACATTATCACCGCCCATTTATAGGGAAATGATAAGCACGGTGGCTTCCTCACCGCTTGAAAAAGGCATGAGATATGACTTGTCTAACCTTAAACTTGAGCGAGATCGCATTGATTACCTCCTTAAAAGAAAAGGATATTACAACTTCAATCCTTCGTTTTTAATATTTGAGATAGATACCAATCAATACAGCAATAAACGTTTTGATATGTTCTTGAAGATTAAGAAGGATGTGCCTAATAAGGTCATTGTACCTTACAAGATAAACAAGGTAAATGTGTATCCTAATTATGCGCTCAAAGACTCGTTACAATCTGATGTGGTTCGCTTTGATAGTCTTAATTTTATTCAAGAAGAGCTTTATTTTAAACCTAAATACCTTGCGCCATTTGTACAACTTGAAGAAGGGCAATTGTATCATCCAGATGTCTCCCGTAACACTGCGCGACGACTATCTACTATAGGAGCTTATAAATTTGTAAATATCCAGTATGACGAGATTGATAGCTTGCGCACAGATAGCTTGGGTATTCTTGAGGCAAATATTTACTTGTCGCCATTAAATAAAAGAGCCATACGAGCTGAAGTGCAAGCAGTGACCAAATCAAACAACTTTGCTGGACCTGGATTGGCTTTAACCTATAGCAACAGAAATCTTTTTAACGGCGGAGAGATTCTTAATATCACAGGATCTGCAGGATACGAAGTACAACTAGGAGGAGGTGAGTCATTAAGTAGTATAGAGTTAGGTCTGGCCAGCGAACTCGTATTCCCAAGAGTGATATTTCCTATTGATATTTCAACAGATTTTTTTGAGTATAATATTCCAAAAACGGTTGCAGCACTCGGCGTGGATTATTTGAGTCGTTCTAAATTATACACCTTATTATCTGGTAATGTAGGGTTTGGCTATGTGTGGGATGCAAATAAATATGTCACACACCGTATTAATCCTATTTCTGTGAGTTATACGAGACTCTCTAATACCACGACAGAATTTGAAGATATACTCACCGAAAATCCCTTATTAAGACAGAGTTTTGATCAGCAGTTTATTGCGGGACTCAATTACAGTTTTACCTATAATGGGATGGTAGATACGCAAAAAACACATCAAATCTTTTTCAATTCTAATTTTGAGCTTGCAGGTAACGCCGTTAGTTTGCTAGGTAAAGATGATGCAGACACTCAAAATAAGACATTTATAGGACTAGAATATGCGCAGTTTGCAAAGCTAGATGTAGATTTTAGGTATCATTTTAATATGGCAAATGAGCAGAAAATCGCGACGAGACTCTTTGCAGGATATGGGTATGCGTACGGAAACTCAGAGATATTACCATTTGTAAAGCAATACTATTCTGGTGGACCATATAGTGTGCGTGCTTTTAGAATACGCTCTTTAGGTCCTGGAACATCTTCTGGAAACCAATCTGGCGGAAACTTCTTTGATCAAATAGGAAACATCAGGCTAGAGGCAAATGCAGAGTATCGTTTCCCAATTTTCAATTACCTCAAGGGTGCCTTTTTTGTAGATGCTGGAAATATTTGGAATAGCACAGAAAATGAAGATCTTGAGGGTAAAGATAAGTTCACCTCAGATTTTATTAATGAACTTGGAATAGGCGGTGGTTTTGGGCTTAGAGTAGATGTACAGGGCTTTGTGATCCGTTTTGATCTCGCAGCGCCTTTTCACGATCCATCATTACCAGAGGGCGAGCGATGGGATTTCAAATTTGACGAACCAATTTTTAACTTTGCTATTGGATATCCGTTTTAA